DNA from Lactobacillus johnsonii:
TTCCACCAGCATTATTTATAATAAGAAGTCCAGCTGCACCAGCTTCCTGAGCATATTTTTGTTTATCAGTAAAAGCAATTGCTCCACGAGCTACTACCGCAATTTTTCTTTTTACATCATCGGTATACTGATCCGGTGTTCCCACACCTAATTTTCCAGCTGCATCTTTTACAAGGTAGAATTTTTTATTGTCAAATGCAGAAAGATCAGTGTTAGGAGAAAGCTGGGTAACAGCTGGTCCAAACAGCTTTTCTCCACTTGCAGTAGAGATAGTCATTCCATCAGTAGTTACTTTCGTATTCTCGGCTGATGCAACTGTTGTTGCTCCTTTACTTGTGCCCGGACTACCAATAGTTTCCATATCCGGATTACCGTAAAAATCTTTATTATTTCCCTCTTGATCTGACGTTGAAGCACCAGAGTTTCCTGCTGAAATTACAGCTGCTGTTCCATGCTTAACAGCTTTTTCTACAGCTGCAATTTCTGGATCATCTTCAGTCTGTTCACCTGAAACTGATCCCAAAGACATATTCAGAACATCTGCCCCTAACTTAGCTGAATCATCCACTGCACCAATTATACTGGTTGAATCAGTAGATGCAGAACTATCTGAGTTAGAGAAAGCTTTCATGGCAAGTAACTGTGCTTCGGGAGCCACTCCAACTACTGAAGTTGCTGGATTAGTTCCGGTACCATTTGCACCAACGATACCCGCAACATGCATACCGTGTTGTTCTTTTGGATCATCATCCGTAATAATATCGTTATTATCAGAATAGTTATGACCAAATGGTACTTTACTGGTGAAGTAACGACCGTAGCCACTATTTTCAGTAAAGCCATCAATATCCTTAGCAGTCAATTTAGCTTTAGATTCGTTGCTTAATCTCAAATCCTTATGATTAGGATCAATACCAGTATCAATAATTGAAACAACTGTTCCTTCACCTTTATATTGATAGTTTGACCAAACCGTCGAAACATTGGCCATATTATTTGCTGAGGTATCGGCTGCAAAATATACCTTAGCTAAAGTAACTGATTTTACACCCTTAATTTCTCTTAATTTTTTAATATCTCCAACTTTTGCTTTTGTTGCAAAACCATTAACTACATACCCATAACTTTTATCAATGGCTTGATTTGTAATTTTTTGAACTTCATTCTTAATTCCAGATTGAGCAGCAATTACTTTATTCGATGCTTGCTCAATTTCGGCTCTACTTGCTGTTTGTGAATCAATTGATCCATTTTCAGAAGCTGGTAGAGCGTCGAGTTGGACAATCACATCTACATAAACCTCTTGCTGTTCCTCGGGTGTTAGTCGTTCAAAATTAACACCTTGAGCAGCAAGTTGCGCCTCAATAGCTTGGCTCGAGAGAGCTGTCGTAGACTGTTCTACAGCTGCCTTAGACTTCCTAACGCTGTTAGTTTGGCCTTCTACACTTGCCTTTACGACTTTTGTTCTCCTCTACCAAGTACTTGACCAGTAGTTATAAGAGCTGTACTGAGCAATAACCAAGCATATTTTTCTCTCTTCTTTTTCATTTAAATCCTCCTCAAAGAATTGATTAACTGACCCTTGTAACTAATTTATAATAAAATAAAAATACATTTTAATATATTTTTATTTTAATATTATATCCATTTTATATTAAAGTTCAATGCTATTTTATACAAAAAATAACTATCAAATGCACATTATTTACTAATTTCTTCCAAATTATGCTACTAATACCGAAAAAATTAACATTGATTTATAAATAAATAACTGTTTAAATTATTAAATAAATATTAGTATAGCAAGAGTATTTTTAATTGGAGGTTTATATGAAAAGAATAATTAAAGTTGGTGCTTTAGCAGCAAGTAGCTTTTCCTTATTATTTTTAGCTGGTTGCTCTCCAAATAATAAGGAAGTTGCACAATATGGCGATAAAAAAATATCGCAGGAGCAATTTTATCAGGAACTAAAGAGCTCTCCGACTAGCAAAACAATTCTAGCTAATATGTTGATCTACGGGGCTCTTAAAGAAGCATACGGAAGCAAGCTTAATAAAGATCAGGTAGAAGCCGACTATAATAGTTACAAAAAAAGATATGGTTCTCAATTCGATTCCTTTTTAAAAGAAAACTCCTATACAAAAAAATCGTTTAAACAAATGATTGAATTAAATTATCTAAGTAAAATTGCTTTAAAAAAGCAGATGAAGCCAACCACTTCCCAATTAAAAGAAGAGTGGAAAGATTATCAACCGAAGATCACAGTTCAGCATATTTCAACTACTAGCCGTGATACAGCAAATACAGTTATTGAGAAACTTAATAATGGTGAAAGCTTTGCTAATTTAGCTAGTAAATATTCCGTCGATAGTCTAACCAGTTCCAATGGTGGAAAATTGTCCGCTTTTGATATGCAAAATAGACGGTACGATTCTACTTTCAAAAAGGCCGCCTATAAATTAAAAAATGATGAATATACCAAAGAACCTATCAAAGTTACAAATGGTTATGAAGTCATTAAAATGATTAATCATCCTAAAAAGGGTAACTTTGCTGATAAGCAAAAAGAATTAACTGAAGCAATTTATAATAAATGGGCTAGCAACTCTAGAATGATGAATAATGTTATCAGTCAAGTATTAAAGGAACAGCACGTATCAATTAAAGACAAAGATTTAGAATCAGCTCTTGATATGTATAAAGGTTCCAATAAAGCAAATTTTTAAATACTAAGAATTAATAATATATAGAAAAAACTCTATTAAATTTTGGTGTTAATAAGCCTCGATTTAATAGAGTTTTTAATTTGAATTAAGATTTTTAAAGGATTAAACGCAAAATTGCTTAAATGCAATTTTAAAAGATATTTTTGATTAAAAAGATTTAAATCATATTAGTTTATAAGAAATACCAGCAGACCCTTTGTGGACGCATCATATAAGAGTAGTAATAATTTAAAAAATTATAGTCTCTATAATATGAGTAAGAACCAAAGTAAGAGTATGAGTAGTATACTCTCACACTAATTGAAACATAGTAATATCTAGTAGATGATGTTGGGGCTGTAGCGGCTGTGCCTGCTGTCGGAGCTGTGGCAGCGATGCCCGCTGTTGGGGCTGTAGCGGCCGTGCCTGCTGTCGGAGCTGTGGCGGCTGTGCCTGCTGTCGGAGCTGTGGCGGCTGTGCCTGCTGTCGGGGCTGTAGCGGCTGTGCCCGCTATATTTGCTGTAAGTGGAGCAGTTTCTCTTACATCAGCTGTTTCTGCAACTAAGCCTATATTGTGTTCATCTTGTAAGTTATTATCATTTTCAGCTGCCTTCGCCTTACCGGTATTTAAGGTAAAAGCCATTAATAATGCTGCTGTAGTCAGAGCTAATCTATACTTTTTCATTTTATTTTTTCCTCTTTAATTTATCTTCACCATGAGTTGTTTTTACCCAATATGAGTTGCCACGTATTTTCTTATAAAAAGCGATAATTATAGAAATATATAACAACAAATTATATATTGGAAAAGCTATCAGCATACTTGCCATTAATACGTACTGCTTAGACAATGTTAATTTCCAATATTTCCATCCCAAGTAGCCACACCAAATTATGTTAATACTTATCAGTAGAACTAGTAAGCGCCAATGTCCCTCTGCATTAACGCTCACAAATCCAAGGACTATCAAGTGACTTGCCCCAGTAATTAACGTAATTATTGGTAAAATCATGTAGAAAGTCATTTCACATTTTGCTCTTAAATTAAGATTGTCGTTAGATATTATTTTTCCCCAATAATTTACTAAGCAATCTAATCCGCCCTGCACCCATCTACTTCGTTGTCTAATAAAAGCTATAGGATGACTTACGGCTTTCTGAAGCACCACGATATCGTGAGCATACAGAGTCTTTTTTTCCATTCAAAAGAAAACGTGTACTAAATTCAAAATCTTCAAGTAAAGCATTTCCCCAAGGTCGATTAGTATCAACTGCACTTGCACGAATACATTGACCATTTCCAGAAGCTGCTGCATTAGAGATGATATTTCGTGTATTTTGGATCCAATCATTAATTAAGGCAAACTCTATATCCTGTAAAATATGTAGCCAATTAGTTATCTTTATCATACCTACTCTAGTCTGCAAAAGATCTAAATTTTCATCTACAGAGAAGTACTGTAAAATCTTTCGATAGCCTTTTGCTGTCATATAGGCATCTGCATCCATAACTTCGATAATCAAGTATCGAGGATCATAATTATTCTGTGAAATGAGTCGACTATAGGCCCAATTAAGAGCTTCACCTTTACCAATTTGTGCATTTGGCTTTTTTCGCTCAAGCAACTTAACTCGATCAGTTTTTTCTTGAGATATTACCATCTTAGTAATAGACGACGTTTTATCGGAAGAATCGTCATCAATAATTACCATTTCAACCTGAGAAAGTCCTGCCGTACTTTTTAAAAATTGTTTTATTGTTCGACTAATTACCGCCTCTTCATTCATTGCGGGAACTAATACTACTAAATGATACTTAGGATCAATTTTGCTTATATTTTTTGATAAGAAAGATTTAGCATTTTTACCCCATATTATTAATAAAACAACCCAAAGTACATAAATAAAAATCCCCGTTGCTGAAATATCAAAAATAATAGACTCTATTTTTGATCACTTCCTAACAGACAAGTCATTTTACTTAACTCGAATTGCTATAGGAGCCGTCGCCGCAGTTGCAGCTGTAGCGGCCGTTGGGGCTGTGGGCGCAGTTGCAGCAAGAGACCCTTTGGCAGGAATGCCGAGTTTGCCCGGGATACCTGGTTTTCCTGGAATTCCAGGCTTGCCTGGGATAGCTGGAATAATAATCTATTTACCATCAGTTACTCCACCTTTAGCAGTTTCTGCCACTTTACCTAGAGAAGCTGTTTCTGCCACTGATGCTTTGGAAGCTGTTCTTGCTGTTTCACCTGAGGTTAAACTATTTGCTATTACCTGATAAACATCAAGTTGACCTAAGATAATTACTGTACCTAAAGCAAAAACTATCTTTTTCCAGTTCTTAATCTTCATCTTTATTCCCTCCTACGCTATTACAAGCGTTATGTTATCACTTCACTTTTTCTAATTCAATGTTATTTATAATAATATTTTGATGTTATTAACAGATTATTATAATCACTATTTGTAATTCATAATATCTGGAATGATCTAGTGTTGTCTTTAGCTAATCATATATGTGGAAAGAATTAACAGAATATATATTCAAAATTCACTTTCTCATCAGTACGTTTATTTTAAAGTGCTTTATCTTACTTAACTTGTTTTTTATTTAAGTTATTTTCGTTATATAACAGTCCTTAGATTATAGTTATTTTTATTATTTTAATTACTCCTTTGCTATTTTGAAGCACAAAAAAAACCGAGACTCATTTCTGAATCTCGGAAGTAATAGTTTATTCTAAATATCTAATTTATTCTTTAATCTCGACCATATCTTCTTCTTCACGTTTTTGTTCAATCTTACGGAGCCATGGTAAGACAAAACCTAAACCAAAGAGTACTACAACAGTAATAATATTCATCCATAGTTGATGAGTAAATGCTTTTGTACCAACTGCAACGTTTTGTGGAATGAATCCTAAAGTTGCACAAACAAAAGTAAAGAGTAAGCACCAAAAACCAACAGTTAATGCACCAGTCTTATTTTTAATAAATACATAGCTAGAGTGGTATTTATCTTGATGCATTCTCATTGCTACAAATGCAAAGAACACCCAACAAGTCTTATATGGTGAAATAATACCGTTAACGTTCAAAAGCCAGTTATAAATAGTATTGATGTTTGGTAAAGTACCAGTCAAAAGAAGTAAGAATAAGCTGAGTCCTACAGTAAAAGTATAACTGTGAATTGGACGACCGTTCTTGTTCTTCTTGGTCAACCATTTTGGCATGAATTTTTCGCCAACATCTCCGGCAAATACACGACTTGACGCATCTAGTAATACGGCAAGTTGAGCCATCATAAAGATAGCTTGAACAACTGCGAAAATGTACATCAAGACCTTACCCATTCCTAAACTTTCACCCAAAAGTTGGAAAGCGTAGTAAGGACCATTCATCTTAAAGTCGTGTGGAATCTTGTGAGCGTTAAAGAACATAGCAAGTGCTAAGGTTCCAAAGATAGTCAAGAATCCTGTCATAATTGCAAGCATCCACATTGCCTTAGGAAAGTCACGTTTAGGATTCTTCATTTGTTGCACGTATGGTGCAGCTAATTCTGCACCTGACATAGCAAAGATCAAAAGACCAGTAGTTGAGAAGTAATTCAAACTAAATGATGGCTTAAATGCGCCCCAGTTAAATGGTTGAGTTGCAATGTGGTGTCCATGCATTACTGACCAAGCAGCAAGCAAAACAAAGAGCATGGACATAATGAACATAGCTCCCCCACCAATTAAGGAAAGGATTTCTAGTGAGTTACGCAACTTATTTTCGAGTAAGATAAAGATCAAAATGATCACAAAAGTTAAAATTCCGAACCAGAACGTTGACATCTTTTTGTCTAAACTATTGTTACCAAAGATTATCCAACTGAAAGACACGATAACTGAGTTTGACACGTCAACGATATATGGCACACTCTGAACCCAATACATCCATGAGGTCCAATAGCCTAAAGTATCATTAGTACTTCTTCTTACCCAAGAAGCAAGACCACCATCCTGATTATCAAAAGTCAAACTCATCTGACTACTAATCAATGCGTAAGGAATAACATAAGTAAATAGCAGAAAAATCCAAGAAATTACAACTGAAAGACCTTGGTTTTGAAATGGATAGAAGATATTTTCAAAACTAATAATCGTTACAAAGTCTATCAATGCAATAACTGGCCAACTCATATAGTGCTTTTTATTCGGTTCTAAATCATTAAAGACATCTGGTTTATCCAATTTTTAAATTCCCTCCAAAATTAAAATATTTATCTAAATCCAATGTCTCAAATTTGGAGGTTTTAAAACTATCATCAAAGTATTTAAATCCACTTGTAGAAATCCTCTATAAATCGCTATAATTTATGCCGTAGTCTACTTGCAAATCAAACTGCGTACAAAAACGTTCGCACAAAATTATAAGGATTTATAAAAAATTTGCAAGTCTATTTTAGAAAATATATAGGAAAACAAGGTGATTAAATGAATTTTCTAAAAATTGCGTTAAGCAATCAACTAAAAAATAATGATTTTAATTCATGGCAAACTACTAATTTGAACGATGAAATTCAAGCTAGTGAACTTGCCGCTATTGTTGTAGCAGAGACTGATAAAAGTAGTCTTAAAACTGCTCAAGATTTACAAAAAAAATCAGGGCTTGGAATTCCTATTATTAAAGTTTCACATGAAACAATTTCTAATAATGAAAAAAATCAAATAATCGATGCCGCAAATCAATATACATCAGAAATGGTTCCTGGATTTTTAACTGATTTGGTCAATTTTGCAGAAGATCGTCCAGTTAGTTTTACTACACCAGGTCATCATAATGGCTTATATTACGAAAAACATCCGGCGGGAGTAGTATTTAATCGCTTCTTTGGTAAAAACCTCATGTTTGCTGATACCAGTGATACAGTACCAGAATTAGGCGATACCATGACCCACGAAGGAACACCTTTAACTGCTGAGCAAAAAGCCGCCGAAACTTACCACGCCGACAAAGTTTATTTCTGTACTAATGGAACAACGAGTGCAAATTCAATTTGTGCAAGTGCTCTATTAACCAAAGATGACTTAGTTCTTTTTGATCGAAATAATCATAAATCCCTCTATAACAGTGCCTTAGTAATGACTGGTGCCAAACCAGTATATATTCCAACCGATCGTAATGCGCTTGGATTAATTGGAGAAATGGATCCTAACTTCTTAAGTGAAGAAAAAATTCGCGCTGAAATTGCTAAAGTTGACCCTGAAAAAGCTAAAGCTAAGCGTCCATTTAGACTAGCTATCATTCAATCAGAGACATATGATGGACTCTTTTATGACGCGAAGTGGATGATTGATAAAATTGGTAAACTATGCGATTACATTCTTTTTGATTGTGCTTGGGGTGGATTCGAACAGTTTGTTCCAATTATGAATCACCTGTCTCCCCTCAACTTAGACTGTGGGCCAGAAGATCCGGGTATTTTAGTAACTCAATCACTTCATAAACAACAAGCTGGGATGGGCCAAGCCTCACAAATTTTGAAAAAGGATGCTCATATTAAAGGCCAGAAACGTTACGTTGATCATAAACACTTTAACCACGCTTATCTTAAATTTGTTACATCAAGTTACTCTTATCCCCTTTATGCCTCACTCACCGTTAACTCATATTTAACCAGCGGTGAGGGTAATAAAAAATGGTGGGACCGAATCTTACGCTTAGGAATTGAATGGCGGAAAGAATTAATTAAAAAATCAAAATTATTTAAGCCACTAGTAATTGATAATTTTGAAAATATTAGTACTGATGAGTTAGCTACAAATGAAAAGTACTGGAATTTAGATTCCACTAATCTTTGGCATGGATTTAGCAAAATTGCGCCTGGTCAGGCCATGATCGATCCTCTAAAAATTACTGTTGTAACTCCTGGAATTGATGTTAAAAATGCAAAATATGAAGAAACAGGAATTCCTGGACCAGTTGTCGCAGAATTTCTAATGGAGAAGCGGATTATTCGCGCAAAAGATGACCTATATTCTCTTCTTTTCTTATTAACGCCGGGAGATACGAAAGCTGAATTAGCTATCTTACTAAATGCATTCTTAGAATTTGAGCAGTACTATAACGAGGATGCACCTCTAGAAAAAGTGCTCCCTAAGCTAACCAAAGTATATGGTGATCGCTACAAAGGTTATACTTTAAAACAGCTTTGCCAAGAAATGCATGAATATTACCGGGGAAATAATACCTTTACCCTCCAGCAAGAATTATTTGCTAAACCAGACATGCAAAATTATCAAATGACTCCCGAGCATGCTGACTATCTCTTCATGAAAAATGAAAGTGAATTAGTTAACTTAGAGGATATTAAAGGTCGAATTGCGGCTGAAGGTGCCTTACCCTATCCACCAGGGGTGTTCATTGTTGCGCCCGGCGAAAAATGGAGCAATATTGATCAAAAATATTTTGAAGTTTTAGTAGGTGCTATCGAGCGTTTCCCAGGCTTTGTACCTGAAATTCAGGGAGTCTACTGGGATCAAAAATCAGATGGTAAAATAAGAGTACAAGCAGAAGTATTAAAGGAGAATTAGTAATGGTTTTATCTTGGAAAGAAAACTTACCAACCGAATTAAAGGAAAAAGTCGATAAAGTCGATAAAATGATTGAACCTCGTCTAGAAGAAATTGATGAGCAAGTATTCTATAACCAACAACGTGTTTTGGATATATTTAGAAAGCATCGTGTTGGAGAAGAAGATTTAGTGCCTTCTACTGGTTACGGTTATGATGATGTTGGCCGTGATAAACTAGAAGCAATGTATGCCGACTATTTCAAAACCGATGATGCATTAGTACGCCCTCAATTCTCTTCAGCAACTCATGCTATTGCTGTTGGTCTATTTAGTATGCTCCGCCCTGGCGATACGCTCTACTACTTAACTGGTATGCCATATGACACTATTCAAGAAGTTATTGGCTTAGCTGGTGACAAACCAGGCAACATGAAAGAATGGGGTATTGACTTTAAGCACACTGATTTACTTGATAACGGTGAAGTTGACTATGAACAAGCTAGAAAAGACTTGCAAGATCCAAAAATTAAAGTTGTAACTATTCAACGTTCTCTTGGTTACGCTGTTCGTGCAAGCTTTACAATGGAAAAAATCAAGAAGATGCTTAAGTTTATTAAAGAAGTTCGTCCAGACGTAAAAATCTTCGTTGATAATTGTTACGGCGAATTTTCTGAATCAGAAGAACCAACTTTCTATGGTGCTGATATGATGGCGGGTTCTCTATTTAAGAATGCAGGTGCCGGAATCGTTAAAGCGGGTGCCTTCCTTGTTGGTAAAAAAGATCTCATTGAAGGAGCAGGCTCACGCCTTAACGTCCCTGGTGCTGGTAAAGGAGAAGGCGCTACATGGGGCTATTTAAGAGACATGTATCAAGGATTCTTTATGGCAGCTCACACTACTGGGGAAGCCTTAAAGGGTATGATTTATACTGCTGCTCTTTGTGAAGAAATGGGAATGAAAGTTGCACCTAAGTGGAATGATCCAAGAACTGATATCGTTCAAACTGTAACCTTCGGCGAACCAGATCCAATGGTTAAGTTCTGTGCTGCTATTCAACACTATTCACCAATGAACTCATTTGTTGATCCTATTCCATATCACCAAGATGGTTACGAAGATGACGTTGTTATGGCCTCAGGAAGCTTTACTGAAGGTTCTACGATCGAATTATCTTCAGACGGTCCAATGCGTCCGCCATACCGTCTTTACGTACAAGGTGGTCTTTCTTATGCCCATGACAAGATTGCCATCACTCATGCTGTAGAAGAAACTTTCTATAAAAAAGATTAGTACATATTAGTATCCTTAAAAACGGTCAGTGAACATCATCCACTGACCGTTTTTTGGTCTCTTTATTAAGTTAATGCAAAATCATTTTTTCTTTAGTCTCTTCTACAAATCCACGACTCCGATATAATCTTTTCGCCTTGATATTTGTGGAAAAGACCTCTAAAAAAGCGGGACGTTCTAAGCAAGGAATTACAGTATCCAGTAATTTACCACCAATTCCTCTTCCTTGAAATTCATTTAACACATAAATATAGCCTAGTTCGTTTTCTCTAAAAGCCACAAAACCTACTATTTTGCTATCAATCACAGCCACATAAATTGTTTCCGAAAACAGTTCCTCTTTATACACTGCCACTTCAAGTGGAGCATACAGATCAACCGCATTACCTACAATTAATTCTTGCATTCTGGCTTGATCATGTACTTTGCATAATTGAACATAGTCTATATTTTTATATTTTCTAATAATTACTTCTTCTGACATAACTAACCTAATTTCTATTTAAAACATCAGGAGAAATAAACTCCTGATTAATGACTAAATTGGCTAGCTTTTCTACGTAATCTCATTATCTTACCTGCTTTCTTATTTTTAACAA
Protein-coding regions in this window:
- a CDS encoding peptidylprolyl isomerase PrsA yields the protein MKRIIKVGALAASSFSLLFLAGCSPNNKEVAQYGDKKISQEQFYQELKSSPTSKTILANMLIYGALKEAYGSKLNKDQVEADYNSYKKRYGSQFDSFLKENSYTKKSFKQMIELNYLSKIALKKQMKPTTSQLKEEWKDYQPKITVQHISTTSRDTANTVIEKLNNGESFANLASKYSVDSLTSSNGGKLSAFDMQNRRYDSTFKKAAYKLKNDEYTKEPIKVTNGYEVIKMINHPKKGNFADKQKELTEAIYNKWASNSRMMNNVISQVLKEQHVSIKDKDLESALDMYKGSNKANF
- a CDS encoding glycosyltransferase, translating into MNEEAVISRTIKQFLKSTAGLSQVEMVIIDDDSSDKTSSITKMVISQEKTDRVKLLERKKPNAQIGKGEALNWAYSRLISQNNYDPRYLIIEVMDADAYMTAKGYRKILQYFSVDENLDLLQTRVGMIKITNWLHILQDIEFALINDWIQNTRNIISNAAASGNGQCIRASAVDTNRPWGNALLEDFEFSTRFLLNGKKDSVCSRYRGASESRKSSYSFY
- a CDS encoding APC family permease: MDKPDVFNDLEPNKKHYMSWPVIALIDFVTIISFENIFYPFQNQGLSVVISWIFLLFTYVIPYALISSQMSLTFDNQDGGLASWVRRSTNDTLGYWTSWMYWVQSVPYIVDVSNSVIVSFSWIIFGNNSLDKKMSTFWFGILTFVIILIFILLENKLRNSLEILSLIGGGAMFIMSMLFVLLAAWSVMHGHHIATQPFNWGAFKPSFSLNYFSTTGLLIFAMSGAELAAPYVQQMKNPKRDFPKAMWMLAIMTGFLTIFGTLALAMFFNAHKIPHDFKMNGPYYAFQLLGESLGMGKVLMYIFAVVQAIFMMAQLAVLLDASSRVFAGDVGEKFMPKWLTKKNKNGRPIHSYTFTVGLSLFLLLLTGTLPNINTIYNWLLNVNGIISPYKTCWVFFAFVAMRMHQDKYHSSYVFIKNKTGALTVGFWCLLFTFVCATLGFIPQNVAVGTKAFTHQLWMNIITVVVLFGLGFVLPWLRKIEQKREEEDMVEIKE
- a CDS encoding putative ornithine decarboxylase gives rise to the protein MNFLKIALSNQLKNNDFNSWQTTNLNDEIQASELAAIVVAETDKSSLKTAQDLQKKSGLGIPIIKVSHETISNNEKNQIIDAANQYTSEMVPGFLTDLVNFAEDRPVSFTTPGHHNGLYYEKHPAGVVFNRFFGKNLMFADTSDTVPELGDTMTHEGTPLTAEQKAAETYHADKVYFCTNGTTSANSICASALLTKDDLVLFDRNNHKSLYNSALVMTGAKPVYIPTDRNALGLIGEMDPNFLSEEKIRAEIAKVDPEKAKAKRPFRLAIIQSETYDGLFYDAKWMIDKIGKLCDYILFDCAWGGFEQFVPIMNHLSPLNLDCGPEDPGILVTQSLHKQQAGMGQASQILKKDAHIKGQKRYVDHKHFNHAYLKFVTSSYSYPLYASLTVNSYLTSGEGNKKWWDRILRLGIEWRKELIKKSKLFKPLVIDNFENISTDELATNEKYWNLDSTNLWHGFSKIAPGQAMIDPLKITVVTPGIDVKNAKYEETGIPGPVVAEFLMEKRIIRAKDDLYSLLFLLTPGDTKAELAILLNAFLEFEQYYNEDAPLEKVLPKLTKVYGDRYKGYTLKQLCQEMHEYYRGNNTFTLQQELFAKPDMQNYQMTPEHADYLFMKNESELVNLEDIKGRIAAEGALPYPPGVFIVAPGEKWSNIDQKYFEVLVGAIERFPGFVPEIQGVYWDQKSDGKIRVQAEVLKEN
- a CDS encoding aminotransferase class I/II-fold pyridoxal phosphate-dependent enzyme; its protein translation is MVLSWKENLPTELKEKVDKVDKMIEPRLEEIDEQVFYNQQRVLDIFRKHRVGEEDLVPSTGYGYDDVGRDKLEAMYADYFKTDDALVRPQFSSATHAIAVGLFSMLRPGDTLYYLTGMPYDTIQEVIGLAGDKPGNMKEWGIDFKHTDLLDNGEVDYEQARKDLQDPKIKVVTIQRSLGYAVRASFTMEKIKKMLKFIKEVRPDVKIFVDNCYGEFSESEEPTFYGADMMAGSLFKNAGAGIVKAGAFLVGKKDLIEGAGSRLNVPGAGKGEGATWGYLRDMYQGFFMAAHTTGEALKGMIYTAALCEEMGMKVAPKWNDPRTDIVQTVTFGEPDPMVKFCAAIQHYSPMNSFVDPIPYHQDGYEDDVVMASGSFTEGSTIELSSDGPMRPPYRLYVQGGLSYAHDKIAITHAVEETFYKKD
- a CDS encoding GNAT family N-acetyltransferase, producing the protein MSEEVIIRKYKNIDYVQLCKVHDQARMQELIVGNAVDLYAPLEVAVYKEELFSETIYVAVIDSKIVGFVAFRENELGYIYVLNEFQGRGIGGKLLDTVIPCLERPAFLEVFSTNIKAKRLYRSRGFVEETKEKMILH